A genomic segment from Actinomyces lilanjuaniae encodes:
- the tsf gene encoding translation elongation factor Ts, whose product MANYTTADIKALRERTGAGMMDVKKALDEADGDAEKAVEIIRVKGLKGIAKREGRAASAGLVVATVADDGQGQVGVLVEINAETDFVAKNQKFLDFADQVLAAAVDSGAQDAEALAEVEVDGTSVKDLTDGMQAVIGEKIVVRRLARLSAPAVELYLHRTSPDLPAQVGVLVGTDAKAAEVAHDVAMHVAAYAPDYLTREDVPAEVVDKERAIAEETTRAEGKPDKAIPRIVEGRLGGFFKEHVLLEQAYAKDPKATVGKIVEASGGKLTGFVRFRVGA is encoded by the coding sequence ATGGCGAACTACACCACTGCTGACATCAAGGCTCTGCGTGAGAGGACCGGGGCCGGGATGATGGACGTCAAGAAGGCCCTCGACGAGGCTGACGGTGACGCTGAGAAGGCTGTTGAGATCATCCGGGTCAAGGGACTCAAGGGGATTGCCAAGCGCGAGGGGCGGGCGGCCTCCGCCGGGCTGGTGGTGGCCACGGTGGCTGACGACGGCCAGGGGCAGGTCGGTGTGCTGGTCGAGATCAACGCGGAGACGGACTTCGTGGCCAAGAACCAGAAGTTCCTCGACTTCGCTGACCAGGTCCTGGCTGCGGCTGTGGACTCCGGTGCCCAGGACGCTGAGGCCCTGGCCGAGGTCGAGGTGGACGGCACCTCCGTCAAGGACCTGACCGACGGCATGCAGGCGGTGATTGGCGAGAAGATCGTGGTGCGCCGCCTCGCCCGCCTCAGCGCCCCCGCGGTGGAGCTCTACCTGCACCGCACCAGCCCTGACCTTCCCGCCCAGGTCGGTGTCCTGGTCGGGACCGATGCCAAGGCCGCCGAGGTGGCTCACGACGTTGCCATGCACGTGGCCGCCTACGCCCCGGACTACCTTACCCGCGAGGACGTCCCGGCCGAGGTGGTGGACAAGGAGCGGGCTATCGCCGAGGAGACCACCCGGGCTGAGGGCAAGCCTGACAAGGCGATCCCCAGGATCGTCGAGGGGCGTCTGGGAGGCTTCTTCAAGGAGCACGTCCTACTGGAGCAGGCCTACGCCAAGGACCCCAAGGCCACCGTAGGCAAGATTGTCGAGGCCTCTGGCGGGAAGCTGACCGGCTTCGTCCGCTTCCGGGTCGGAGCCTGA
- the frr gene encoding ribosome recycling factor: MIDDVMLDAEDRMDKALEAARSGLASIRTGRANPSMFHGIMVDYYGAPTPLQQLASLTIPEARTVLITPFDRSATKNIVTAVRESDLGVNPTDDGTVIRVTLPALTEERRRDYVKLARSRAEESRVQVRGIRGRSKKELEAIKKDGEAGEDEVKRAEQELDALTRRYVEQVDAALAAKESELLDV, translated from the coding sequence ATGATTGACGACGTCATGCTTGATGCCGAGGACAGGATGGACAAGGCTCTTGAGGCTGCCAGGAGCGGTCTGGCCTCCATCCGTACCGGCCGGGCCAACCCCTCCATGTTCCACGGCATCATGGTCGACTACTACGGGGCTCCCACTCCTCTCCAGCAGCTGGCCTCCCTGACGATCCCAGAGGCGCGTACCGTGCTCATCACTCCCTTTGACCGTTCAGCGACGAAGAACATTGTCACCGCAGTGCGCGAGTCCGACCTGGGTGTCAACCCCACCGACGACGGTACCGTGATCCGGGTTACACTGCCGGCGCTCACGGAGGAGCGCCGCAGGGACTATGTCAAGCTGGCCCGCTCACGGGCAGAGGAGTCTCGTGTCCAGGTGCGCGGTATCCGGGGCCGGTCCAAGAAGGAGCTGGAGGCGATCAAGAAGGACGGCGAGGCCGGAGAGGACGAGGTCAAGCGGGCCGAGCAGGAGCTAGACGCCCTGACCCGGCGCTACGTGGAGCAGGTTGATGCGGCCTTGGCTGCCAAGGAGAGCGAGCTCTTGGACGTGTGA
- the rlmN gene encoding 23S rRNA (adenine(2503)-C(2))-methyltransferase RlmN, with the protein MSPTSHRPGAPAGRGPADRGPAPVSRTGPAGPAPGEAQVLPTDQPPEGATSPDARPRLSLAVPTPRGKAPRHLADLDLAGRKAACRDAGLPGFRADQVSRHYFSHLTRDPARMTDLPASQRDQLCAELLPPLVREVRALRADAGRTVKYLWELHDGVRVESVLMRYEDRTTLCVSSQAGCGMACPFCATGQMGLTRNLSAAEIVEQVRHAALASARGDLTGGPARLSNVVFMGMGEPMINYRNVVAALHRLVDPAPEGFGMSARSITVSTVGVVPLIRRLAGEGIPVTLAVSLHAPDDALRDELVPVNSRWKVADLLDAAYDYFRASGRRVSIEYALIKDMNDHAWRAQRLAEELSRRGRGWAHVNPIPLNPTPGSIWTCSTPQAQQSFVDTLRCAGITTTVRDTRGSDIDGACGQLATEVLNQERARTQ; encoded by the coding sequence GTGAGTCCCACCAGTCACCGTCCTGGTGCCCCGGCCGGGCGCGGTCCCGCTGACCGGGGGCCAGCTCCTGTCAGCCGTACCGGTCCTGCTGGCCCGGCTCCTGGCGAGGCCCAGGTCCTGCCGACCGACCAGCCCCCCGAGGGCGCCACCAGTCCTGACGCCCGCCCCCGGCTGTCCCTGGCGGTGCCGACGCCTCGTGGTAAGGCGCCTCGGCACCTGGCGGACCTGGACCTGGCGGGTCGTAAGGCCGCCTGCCGGGACGCGGGCCTGCCAGGCTTCAGGGCCGACCAGGTCTCACGCCACTACTTCAGCCACCTCACACGCGACCCGGCGCGTATGACCGACCTGCCGGCATCCCAGCGGGACCAGCTGTGCGCCGAGCTGCTGCCGCCTCTCGTCCGCGAGGTCCGTGCCCTGCGTGCTGACGCCGGTCGTACCGTCAAGTACCTGTGGGAGCTCCACGACGGCGTGCGCGTGGAGTCCGTGCTCATGCGCTACGAGGACCGCACCACTTTGTGCGTGTCCTCCCAGGCCGGCTGCGGGATGGCGTGCCCTTTCTGCGCCACCGGCCAGATGGGGCTGACCCGGAACCTGTCCGCTGCAGAGATCGTCGAGCAGGTTCGTCACGCCGCGCTGGCCTCGGCCAGAGGCGACCTCACGGGCGGGCCCGCACGCCTGTCCAACGTGGTCTTCATGGGGATGGGCGAGCCGATGATCAACTACAGGAACGTGGTGGCAGCCCTGCACCGCCTTGTTGACCCCGCGCCGGAGGGCTTTGGAATGTCGGCGCGGAGCATCACGGTCTCCACGGTGGGGGTGGTTCCCCTTATCCGTCGCCTGGCTGGAGAAGGGATCCCGGTCACGCTGGCGGTCTCTCTCCACGCGCCTGACGACGCCCTGCGTGACGAGCTGGTCCCGGTCAACTCCCGGTGGAAGGTCGCTGACCTCCTGGACGCCGCCTACGACTACTTCCGGGCCTCCGGACGCCGCGTGTCCATCGAGTACGCGCTCATCAAGGACATGAACGACCACGCCTGGCGGGCGCAGCGCCTGGCCGAGGAGCTCAGCCGCAGAGGCCGGGGCTGGGCCCACGTCAACCCCATCCCCCTTAACCCGACCCCAGGGTCGATCTGGACCTGCTCTACGCCCCAGGCCCAGCAGTCCTTTGTCGACACGCTGCGGTGTGCTGGAATTACCACCACGGTGCGAGACACTCGGGGCAGTGACATCGACGGTGCCTGCGGCCAGCTCGCTACGGAGGTACTCAACCAGGAGAGGGCAAGGACGCAATGA